In uncultured Fibrobacter sp., the genomic window GATTTGTCTGCGTATTATGTACTGGACGACATGTTTGGAACAAAGGCCATTTTGGCGACTGGGTCCAAGCGTGGAGTGTTCTCGCTGTGGATTTCCGATACGGCATGGATTGCTCTTCGTTCCGATTTCAAGGATGGAAAGCTTGAATACGGTAAGTCTAACGGATCGTTCCAGGGTGCTTCAACCAAGGAAGCCGAGGCCATGGAAAAATTCTTTACAAAGGGTGGCAAGTTCCACTTTGTTGTCAAGGATAATCAGCTGCAATATTCTTTGGACGGAAAAAATTACGAGGCGTTACGCGATACGTCTCTGAGAAGCTCGCTTCTGTGGATTACCGAAGGTACGGATCTGGATGCCCTCACGCTTACCTGCAAAAGCGGAAAAGATACCCACGTGTACAATTTCTATAAGGGACGCTACCTTGTAGAAGATACCGAATCCGATACGACACGCTGGTCGGCCGGGTATTACGATATCCAGAAGGATAATCTTCTCCTGTTGCCCGTGTATAATTATGGTCCGGTTTATGCCCTTACGACTGCCCACGTTGAACAGGACTATACCATTGAAATTGTTGCCGGTGAAACTTACGGGTGTAAAAAGTCTTCGAATAAGTATTCCGAATTCAGCCGTGAAAAACTTGTCGGCGAGTGGAACGCCCTGGTCGAAAAGTCGGAATGGGTGATGGACCTCAAAGAAGACGGTAGCTATGTGATTGAATCTCGTGAGTCTGCCAAGGAAGTGGCTCAGCGTAAAGGCGTATGGGATGTCTATGGCGATCAGCTGTTACTGAGCCCTGTCGGCGTCAAGGGAAAAATCAAGAGCTTCAAGGAGGGCAAGAGCTTTACCTTCGAACATGCGGAAATGCCCGAAATGCCGACGGATTGGACGATTGCCGTCAAAAAGTAATTTGTAAAAAACTCAGGAATCTTGTTTTAAATGCTCCCTAACGGGGGCATTTTTCGTATACGAACGGATTGTGGTCTCCTTGCACCTTGAAAATGCGGCGATCGCGTTCGCATTCCTTGGGGGTGACCGGGTACGTCTTGTCCCAGGCTTCGAACAATTGACGGTCCTGTTTTGACAAATTAATTCCGTACGTCTTTTCCATGTAGAAATGCGCACGTGCGATAATTCCGCGCGCCTCTTCGCGGGGTTGAGCCTTTTTAAGTTTGAAGTCGACAATCGTCTTGCATTTGCCGTACATGGGTTCAGGGGTGTTTGTCCATTGGCTGTACATAAAATTATTTCGGTCCCCGTTGATTTCGCCGATTGCGGGGTAGAGATTATGCAAGTCGCCTTCCATCAGCTTGAATGTGGTGTCGTTTGCACTGCAGTTCTTGCGGCCCCCTTCTCGCCAGCAGGGGAGGTGTTGCCCCATATTGTGCGCGGTTACGATATGTTCCCATTCGATGGATTCTGCGCGCTTGAAACTTTTACGGTTCGGATTTTCGCGCGGTGCAAAGTCGCATGTCGAAAAGTCGACATGTTTCTTGTCCTGGTAGCGGCATCCGCAGTAAAGCGTTTCCTGGAGTTCTCCGTAGTAAATGCGGCGCATCTGCTGCGATGCGTTTCTGTAATTATAGTGGTGCGGAGCCTCCTCGGGGTCCACACGCGACCATGCAATGGTGACAACTGCCACCAATAGTATTATTGCTCCCAATGTTTTCATGTATCAATGTGTCCGGGCGTAAGATTACTTACGCATGCTTCTTCCGAATCCGCCTCCGCGGCTGTTGCCGGAACTCCGGCTATTGCTGCGTGAGTCGTCGTAGTTTCTTT contains:
- a CDS encoding endonuclease produces the protein MAVVTIAWSRVDPEEAPHHYNYRNASQQMRRIYYGELQETLYCGCRYQDKKHVDFSTCDFAPRENPNRKSFKRAESIEWEHIVTAHNMGQHLPCWREGGRKNCSANDTTFKLMEGDLHNLYPAIGEINGDRNNFMYSQWTNTPEPMYGKCKTIVDFKLKKAQPREEARGIIARAHFYMEKTYGINLSKQDRQLFEAWDKTYPVTPKECERDRRIFKVQGDHNPFVYEKCPR